Proteins from a genomic interval of Longimicrobium sp.:
- a CDS encoding SusC/RagA family TonB-linked outer membrane protein: protein MALGRQFFLALAVFLLGAVPLSAQSGTVTGRVVEGTTQEPLAGATVSVAQRTTVSGADGRFTVGGVPAGTQTVTATRIGYGTVSRTVTVTAGQTATVDLSLSSQAVLLESVVAIGYGERRIRDVTGSVAPVSEEQFNTGRVVSPDQLIQGKVAGVQVVSTGEPGGGSSIRIRGGTSVNASNEPLIVVDGVPLQPGGGLSAGRNPLNFINPQDIARMTVLKDASSTAIYGSRGANGVIIIETKTGASTGPQFHYGSSVSSSTVTRSPELLSAADFRAAVTEFAPGRVGFLGSANTDWRSAVERDAAGQEHELAMSGAAENLNYRLSLNYLDQQGVLRGSETERVSAAVNYNHRMFADRLNVRANIRGARTDDVFTPGGVLGSATVFDPTQSIQTATGGYYEATAFPLGPNNPLAELALAVDQGTTYRSVGSIEGQYRMPFLEGLSSTLRVGYDVAKSERRRFFPSVMQSQVENRTTCQRAATDPPCPTGFVDRSNPSETAGLLEAFANYTTRLSALNSDIDATAGYSYETSRGDRPYFYARGLSTDLLGTNGIPTAVENVSRVDVDESKLAAFFARVNYTLADRYLLTLSVRRDGSSRFAPGNQWGTYPAAALAWRLGDEAFMDRFGWMSDLKLRASWGINGNQSIGNYLWVPNYRIGDAFTQAQFGDQFITTIRPTAVDPDIQWEETTSYNLGLDYGLFDDRLTGSVEYYTKDTDDLIFTVPVAAGTYVSNFVTTNVGSVRNEGVEFSLNAQVLDAPRGGFTWNASFNAARNSNRLLTVNPFGGGAEQILVGGIAGGVGANIQVLQPGSPVNSFFVYRHRRDASGNPLYADTDGDGQIEDMELYEDVNNDKNITFDDRVAMHDPAPDWTFGHTSNIGFRNFDLGFTLRAQTGNFVYNNLASSQGYYNALNAAGGLVNLHSSVREYGFRDPQYYSDVYVEDASFLRMDNLTLGYTIPQFRGVQQMRLFGTVQNVFTLTGYSGVDPEAGLNGIDLTIYPRSRTLTAGISFGF, encoded by the coding sequence ATGGCACTCGGTCGTCAGTTTTTTCTCGCGCTTGCCGTCTTCCTTCTCGGGGCGGTGCCGTTGAGCGCGCAGTCGGGCACCGTCACCGGGCGCGTCGTCGAAGGGACGACGCAGGAGCCCCTGGCGGGCGCCACGGTGAGCGTGGCCCAGCGCACCACCGTCAGCGGCGCGGACGGCCGCTTCACCGTGGGCGGCGTTCCGGCGGGCACCCAGACGGTGACCGCCACGCGCATCGGCTACGGCACGGTTTCGCGCACGGTGACGGTGACCGCCGGCCAGACGGCCACGGTAGACCTGTCGCTGTCGTCGCAGGCGGTGCTGCTGGAGAGCGTGGTGGCCATCGGCTATGGCGAGCGCCGCATCCGTGACGTTACGGGCTCGGTGGCGCCGGTTTCCGAAGAGCAGTTCAACACCGGCCGCGTGGTGAGCCCCGACCAGCTGATCCAGGGCAAGGTGGCCGGCGTGCAGGTGGTGAGCACCGGCGAGCCGGGCGGGGGCAGCAGCATCCGCATCCGCGGCGGCACCTCGGTGAACGCCAGCAACGAGCCGCTGATCGTGGTGGATGGCGTGCCGCTTCAGCCCGGCGGCGGCCTGTCGGCGGGGCGCAACCCGCTGAACTTCATCAATCCGCAGGACATCGCGCGGATGACGGTGCTCAAGGACGCCTCGTCCACCGCCATCTACGGCTCGCGCGGCGCCAACGGCGTGATCATCATCGAAACCAAGACGGGCGCCTCCACCGGTCCTCAGTTCCACTACGGCAGCTCCGTCTCGTCGTCGACGGTCACCCGCTCGCCCGAGCTGCTGAGCGCCGCGGACTTCCGCGCCGCCGTCACCGAGTTCGCCCCCGGGCGCGTGGGCTTCCTGGGCAGCGCCAACACCGACTGGCGCAGCGCGGTGGAGCGCGACGCCGCCGGCCAGGAGCACGAGCTGGCCATGTCGGGCGCGGCCGAGAACCTGAACTACCGCCTGTCGCTGAACTACCTGGACCAGCAGGGCGTGCTGCGCGGTTCGGAGACGGAGCGCGTGTCGGCCGCGGTGAACTACAACCACCGCATGTTCGCCGACCGCCTGAACGTGCGCGCCAACATCCGCGGCGCCCGCACCGACGACGTCTTCACGCCGGGCGGCGTGCTGGGCAGCGCCACCGTGTTCGACCCCACGCAGTCCATCCAGACCGCCACCGGGGGCTACTACGAGGCCACGGCGTTCCCGCTGGGGCCCAACAACCCGCTGGCCGAGCTTGCCCTCGCCGTGGACCAGGGCACCACCTACCGCAGCGTCGGCAGCATCGAGGGCCAGTACCGCATGCCCTTCCTGGAAGGGCTGTCGAGCACCCTGCGGGTGGGCTACGACGTGGCCAAGTCCGAGCGCCGCCGCTTCTTCCCCAGCGTCATGCAGTCGCAGGTGGAGAACCGCACCACCTGCCAGCGCGCCGCGACGGATCCGCCCTGCCCCACCGGCTTCGTGGACCGCAGCAACCCCAGCGAAACGGCGGGGCTGCTGGAGGCGTTCGCCAACTACACCACCCGCCTGTCGGCGCTGAACAGCGACATCGACGCCACGGCCGGCTATTCGTACGAGACCTCGCGCGGCGACCGCCCGTACTTCTACGCGCGCGGCCTGAGCACCGACCTGCTGGGCACCAACGGCATTCCCACCGCCGTGGAGAACGTGTCGCGCGTGGATGTGGACGAGAGCAAGCTGGCCGCCTTCTTCGCCCGCGTGAACTACACCCTGGCCGACCGCTACCTGCTGACGCTGAGCGTGCGCCGCGACGGCTCGTCGCGCTTCGCCCCCGGCAACCAGTGGGGCACCTACCCCGCGGCGGCCCTGGCGTGGCGCCTGGGCGACGAGGCGTTCATGGACCGCTTCGGCTGGATGTCGGACCTGAAGCTGCGCGCTTCGTGGGGCATCAACGGCAACCAGTCCATCGGCAACTACCTGTGGGTGCCCAACTACCGCATCGGCGACGCCTTTACCCAGGCGCAGTTCGGCGACCAGTTCATCACCACCATCCGCCCCACGGCGGTGGACCCCGACATCCAGTGGGAAGAAACCACGTCGTACAACCTGGGCCTTGACTACGGCCTGTTCGACGACCGGCTGACGGGCTCGGTGGAGTACTACACCAAGGACACCGACGACCTGATCTTCACGGTCCCGGTGGCGGCGGGCACGTACGTCTCCAACTTCGTGACCACCAACGTGGGCAGCGTGCGCAACGAGGGCGTGGAGTTCAGCCTGAACGCGCAGGTGCTGGATGCGCCCCGCGGCGGCTTTACCTGGAACGCCAGCTTCAACGCGGCGCGCAACAGCAATCGCCTGCTGACGGTGAACCCCTTCGGCGGTGGCGCCGAGCAGATCCTGGTGGGCGGCATCGCGGGCGGCGTGGGCGCCAACATCCAGGTGCTGCAGCCCGGCTCGCCGGTGAACTCGTTCTTCGTGTACCGGCACCGGCGCGACGCCTCGGGGAACCCGCTGTACGCCGACACCGACGGCGACGGGCAGATCGAGGACATGGAGCTGTACGAGGACGTGAACAACGACAAGAACATCACCTTCGACGACCGGGTGGCCATGCACGACCCGGCGCCCGACTGGACGTTCGGACACACCTCGAACATCGGCTTCCGCAACTTCGACCTGGGCTTCACCCTGCGGGCGCAGACGGGCAACTTCGTCTACAACAACCTCGCGTCGAGCCAGGGCTACTACAACGCCCTGAACGCCGCGGGCGGCCTGGTGAACCTGCACTCGTCGGTGCGCGAGTACGGCTTCCGCGACCCGCAGTACTACTCCGACGTGTACGTGGAGGACGCCTCGTTCCTGCGGATGGACAACCTGACGCTGGGCTACACGATCCCCCAGTTCCGCGGCGTGCAGCAGATGCGCCTGTTCGGCACCGTGCAGAACGTGTTCACCCTCACGGGGTACAGCGGCGTCGACCCCGAGGCGGGACTGAACGGCATCGACCTGACCATCTACCCGCGCTCCCGCACCCTGACGGCTGGCATCAGCTTCGGGTTCTGA
- a CDS encoding RNA polymerase sigma factor encodes MKTAIDLSKTAALFEAPTHAPSRGLRTDRVRLSSIEGLDEVNRERAALRDLADEELFTRYTQGDQAGFDVLVQRYEPRIQGFLRKRLNDEERVADLTQDTFLRIHRARESYDPSRKFSTWIHTIANNLLKNEFRNRSRRRETAFSELRPDATSSGAPARPVEFASGAADPSREAYRSELRKAIDMAIERMDEHHRIPFVMREVEDRTYEEIAEEIGIPVGTVKSRLNRARNSFRMLLPVPV; translated from the coding sequence ATGAAGACCGCAATCGACCTCAGCAAGACGGCCGCGCTTTTCGAAGCGCCCACGCACGCCCCTAGCCGGGGGCTGCGTACCGACCGTGTGCGCCTGTCCAGCATCGAAGGGCTGGACGAGGTGAACCGGGAGCGGGCGGCGCTGCGCGACCTGGCCGACGAAGAGCTGTTTACCCGATATACGCAGGGCGACCAGGCCGGTTTCGACGTGCTGGTGCAGCGGTACGAGCCGCGGATCCAGGGATTCCTGCGCAAGCGCCTGAACGACGAGGAGCGCGTGGCGGACCTTACGCAGGACACCTTCCTGCGCATCCATCGCGCGCGTGAAAGCTACGATCCGAGCCGCAAGTTCTCGACGTGGATCCACACGATCGCGAACAACCTGCTGAAGAACGAGTTCCGCAACCGCTCGCGCCGCCGCGAGACGGCGTTCTCGGAGCTGCGTCCCGACGCCACGTCGTCGGGGGCCCCGGCCCGCCCGGTGGAGTTCGCCAGCGGCGCGGCCGATCCGTCGCGCGAGGCGTACCGCAGCGAGCTGCGCAAGGCCATCGACATGGCCATCGAGCGGATGGACGAGCACCACCGCATTCCGTTCGTGATGCGCGAGGTGGAGGACCGCACCTACGAGGAGATCGCCGAGGAGATCGGGATTCCCGTGGGCACGGTGAAGAGCCGCCTGAACCGCGCCCGCAACTCGTTCCGGATGCTGCTGCCCGTTCCGGTCTGA
- the arfB gene encoding alternative ribosome rescue aminoacyl-tRNA hydrolase ArfB: protein MNEETVLQINDSLWIPRAELGYKATRSGGPGGQHVNTSSSRVELTWDVGSSPSVTEEQRARILEKLTNRISQEGVLLLAASDERSQHQNKELVTGRFVELVRQALVIPKPRRKTRIPRAAKEARLQDKKQRSETKRNRGSIRHDE from the coding sequence ATGAACGAAGAGACCGTCCTGCAGATCAACGACTCGCTGTGGATTCCGCGCGCGGAGCTGGGCTACAAGGCCACGCGGTCGGGCGGCCCCGGCGGGCAGCACGTGAACACGTCGTCCAGCCGCGTGGAGCTTACCTGGGACGTCGGCTCGTCGCCTAGCGTGACCGAGGAGCAGCGGGCGCGCATCCTCGAAAAGCTGACGAACCGCATCAGCCAGGAGGGCGTGCTGCTGCTGGCCGCCAGCGACGAGCGAAGCCAGCACCAGAACAAGGAGCTGGTCACCGGGCGCTTCGTGGAGCTCGTCCGCCAAGCGCTCGTCATCCCCAAGCCCCGCAGGAAGACGCGCATTCCCCGCGCGGCCAAGGAGGCGCGGCTGCAGGACAAGAAGCAGCGCTCCGAGACCAAGCGCAACCGCGGCTCCATCCGCCACGACGAGTAG
- a CDS encoding glycosyltransferase family 1 protein: MQPTESDVPGRRPMRVVYFTESLLPHVDGVSRTLAQLFGFLERQGVEFRVYSPFVPGSEVSWSGRVRPVKFVRFPLYPDYRVSLPLGRGIARELREWAPDLVHLVSPTPMASRAQTWAERNGVPAVSSFHTHFVSYFRYYGVPALEPFGWRMLRRFYARCRKVYAPSHSIIAELAEQGIGNTELWSRGIDLARFSPGHRDPELRRQAGAGDGVPIVLMVSRLVKEKDMADLVRMDRILRQRGNNYRLVLVGDGPMRGELERDLPEAFFAGHQSGEGLARWYASGDAFVFPSTTETFGNVVVEAQASGLPTVVVNRGGPPDLVEPGRTGFIARPNDPEDLALAVEKLLRDPEGRARMGAQARAAAAERDWAAINGRLQESYARVIDTHRSPRRP, translated from the coding sequence GTGCAGCCGACCGAATCCGACGTGCCGGGCCGCCGCCCCATGAGGGTGGTGTACTTCACCGAAAGCCTGCTCCCCCACGTGGACGGCGTGTCGCGGACGCTGGCGCAGCTGTTCGGGTTCCTGGAGCGCCAGGGCGTGGAGTTCCGCGTCTACTCGCCCTTCGTGCCCGGATCCGAGGTGTCGTGGAGCGGGCGGGTGCGGCCGGTGAAGTTCGTCCGCTTTCCCCTGTACCCCGACTACCGCGTGTCGCTGCCGCTGGGGCGAGGGATCGCGCGCGAGCTGCGGGAGTGGGCGCCGGACCTGGTTCACCTGGTGAGCCCCACGCCCATGGCGTCGCGGGCGCAGACGTGGGCCGAACGGAACGGCGTGCCCGCGGTCAGCAGCTTTCACACGCACTTCGTCTCGTACTTCCGCTACTACGGCGTTCCCGCGCTGGAGCCGTTCGGATGGCGGATGCTGCGCCGGTTCTACGCGCGGTGCCGCAAAGTGTACGCCCCATCGCACAGCATCATCGCCGAGCTGGCGGAACAGGGGATCGGCAACACCGAGCTGTGGTCGCGCGGCATCGACCTCGCCCGCTTTTCTCCCGGCCACCGCGACCCGGAGCTGCGCCGGCAGGCGGGCGCGGGGGACGGCGTGCCCATCGTGCTGATGGTCAGCCGGCTGGTGAAGGAAAAGGACATGGCCGACCTGGTGCGGATGGACCGCATCCTGCGGCAGCGTGGAAACAACTACCGGCTGGTGCTCGTAGGGGATGGGCCCATGCGTGGCGAGCTGGAGCGCGACCTCCCCGAGGCCTTCTTCGCGGGGCACCAGTCCGGCGAGGGGCTGGCCCGCTGGTACGCATCGGGCGACGCGTTCGTCTTTCCGTCTACGACGGAGACGTTCGGCAACGTGGTGGTGGAGGCGCAGGCCTCGGGGCTGCCTACGGTGGTGGTGAACCGCGGCGGCCCGCCGGACCTGGTGGAGCCCGGGCGCACGGGGTTCATTGCCCGCCCGAACGACCCGGAAGACCTGGCCTTGGCCGTCGAGAAGCTGCTGCGCGACCCGGAAGGCCGCGCGCGGATGGGCGCCCAGGCGCGCGCCGCCGCCGCCGAGCGCGACTGGGCGGCCATCAACGGCCGCCTGCAAGAAAGCTATGCCCGAGTGATCGACACCCACCGTTCGCCCCGTCGCCCATGA
- a CDS encoding DUF892 family protein, with protein MPATELKELLKHELGDMLYAEQKILRMLGAMNRESSNPKMKERLDEHLTETYEQIERLKRAFEVIGEEAVAEKCHAAIGLKEEHDSFVREEEPSAPMLEAFDLGNGLRVEHYEIAGYRSAIALAQALGENECVALLSESLREEEAMASFIERSAVRSLKLISAAMEEGEDGEEEEEAPKRGRSSGAKTASKTAAKSSAKGGGNAADTGAKTASKSASGKGGAAKSASKTASKSASGGAKSGSARKTAAKSGGRGKG; from the coding sequence ATGCCCGCGACGGAATTGAAGGAGCTGCTGAAGCACGAACTGGGCGACATGCTCTATGCCGAGCAGAAGATCCTTCGGATGCTCGGCGCCATGAACAGGGAAAGCAGCAACCCCAAGATGAAGGAGCGGCTGGACGAGCACCTGACGGAGACGTACGAGCAGATCGAGCGGCTCAAGCGCGCCTTCGAGGTGATCGGCGAAGAAGCCGTAGCGGAAAAGTGCCACGCCGCCATCGGCCTCAAGGAGGAGCACGACTCCTTCGTCCGCGAAGAAGAGCCGTCTGCGCCCATGCTGGAAGCGTTCGACCTGGGCAACGGCCTGCGCGTGGAGCACTACGAGATCGCCGGCTACCGCTCGGCCATCGCCCTGGCACAGGCCCTGGGTGAGAACGAGTGCGTGGCGCTGCTCAGCGAAAGCCTGCGCGAGGAAGAGGCCATGGCCAGCTTCATCGAGCGCAGCGCGGTCCGGTCGCTGAAGCTGATCTCGGCCGCGATGGAAGAGGGCGAGGACGGCGAAGAGGAGGAAGAGGCGCCGAAGCGCGGCCGTTCGTCCGGCGCCAAGACCGCCAGCAAGACGGCGGCGAAGTCCAGCGCCAAGGGCGGCGGCAACGCGGCCGACACCGGGGCGAAGACGGCCAGCAAGTCGGCCTCGGGCAAGGGCGGCGCGGCCAAGTCGGCCAGCAAGACGGCGTCGAAGTCGGCGTCGGGCGGCGCCAAGTCCGGCTCGGCCCGGAAGACGGCGGCCAAGAGCGGCGGGCGCGGCAAGGGCTGA
- a CDS encoding lysylphosphatidylglycerol synthase transmembrane domain-containing protein — MTPTAAPVTEPGKLSKHLDRVLRMAMFLVPFGVLGNLALSWFATDHDVLRQLGSLDRRYLYLAIVLALLPWVTNTLRLLIWARFIGHRVSFRDMFRVTLGAELTSSVFPTSSGGEVFRWGMMVQKGIPQGQAASIVTLGYIEDLVFFAFAIPASIIISEAWELPVLRSIGRELRGKVLLVVVGLAVLIVLVRLLFRAILRGALGQKARAWGLKFAARFKRRTRKTRHDFRTVKDLVITRGKSRFVLAVLITAVQWTCRYSVVTALAYFFKAPVDPVLFFLLQWVIFTGMMFVPTPGASGGAEAMFYVVYQALLPAGLIGIVTALWRMLTFYLSLALGSVIFLAFNVADARTRVRQRRRDVPERV; from the coding sequence ATGACGCCCACGGCAGCGCCCGTAACTGAGCCCGGCAAGCTTTCGAAGCACCTGGACCGGGTGCTGCGGATGGCCATGTTCCTGGTGCCCTTCGGCGTGCTGGGCAACCTGGCGCTGTCGTGGTTCGCCACCGACCACGACGTGCTGCGGCAATTGGGCAGCCTGGACCGGCGCTACCTGTACCTGGCCATCGTCCTGGCCCTGCTCCCCTGGGTCACCAACACGCTGCGCCTGCTGATCTGGGCCCGCTTCATCGGGCACCGCGTCAGCTTCCGCGACATGTTCCGGGTGACGCTGGGCGCGGAGCTCACCTCGTCGGTGTTTCCCACGTCGTCCGGCGGCGAGGTGTTCCGCTGGGGGATGATGGTGCAGAAGGGCATTCCCCAGGGGCAGGCGGCGTCCATCGTCACGCTGGGGTACATCGAGGACCTGGTGTTCTTCGCCTTCGCCATCCCGGCCTCCATCATCATCTCCGAGGCGTGGGAGCTTCCGGTACTGCGCTCCATCGGCCGGGAGCTGCGGGGCAAGGTGCTGCTGGTGGTGGTGGGGCTGGCGGTGCTGATCGTGCTCGTGCGCCTGCTGTTCCGCGCGATCCTTCGCGGCGCGCTGGGCCAAAAGGCGCGGGCGTGGGGGCTGAAGTTCGCCGCGCGGTTCAAGCGGCGCACGCGCAAGACCCGGCACGACTTCCGGACGGTAAAGGACCTGGTGATCACCCGGGGCAAGAGCCGGTTCGTGCTGGCGGTGCTGATCACCGCCGTGCAGTGGACCTGCCGCTACTCGGTGGTCACCGCGCTGGCGTACTTCTTCAAGGCGCCGGTAGACCCGGTGCTCTTCTTCCTGCTGCAGTGGGTGATCTTCACGGGAATGATGTTCGTTCCCACGCCGGGCGCGTCAGGCGGCGCGGAAGCGATGTTCTACGTGGTGTACCAGGCCCTGCTCCCCGCGGGGCTGATCGGCATCGTCACCGCGCTGTGGCGGATGCTGACCTTTTACCTGAGCCTGGCGCTGGGGTCGGTGATCTTCCTGGCGTTCAACGTCGCGGATGCCCGCACGCGCGTACGCCAGCGTCGCAGGGACGTTCCCGAACGTGTGTAA
- a CDS encoding MbtH family protein → MSDEREDTTIYTAVMNHEEQYSIWPADRELPLGWTAVGTPGLKPQVLAWIEEVWTDMRPKSLRDKMAEAGLG, encoded by the coding sequence ATGTCCGACGAGCGCGAGGATACGACGATCTACACCGCCGTGATGAACCACGAGGAGCAGTACTCCATCTGGCCGGCGGACCGCGAGCTGCCGCTGGGCTGGACCGCGGTGGGCACGCCGGGGCTCAAGCCCCAGGTGCTGGCCTGGATCGAAGAGGTGTGGACCGACATGCGCCCCAAGAGCCTCCGCGACAAGATGGCCGAAGCCGGCCTCGGTTGA
- the mpl gene encoding UDP-N-acetylmuramate:L-alanyl-gamma-D-glutamyl-meso-diaminopimelate ligase has product MPQPTASQTSARTPRHYHLIGIGGTAMASLAGLLRSAGHHVTGSDENVYEPMATQLRGLGIDYAEGYSPANLDVNPDIVVVGNAISRGNPELEAVLERRLHYTAAAVVIKDEFLRGKHVLAVAGTHGKTTTTSLLAWILESAGLNPSFLIGGIAENFGTSFRLTDSEFFAIESDEYDTAYFDKGPKMWHYLPVTAIVNNIEFDHADIYRDDIAYNFAFARFINLVPRNGALVAGWDSPLVRELAPASHAPIESFGYGDESAGADGHPRWTARDVSFGEEGTRFTVLHDGGEWGEVRTPLTGAFNVRNCLAVIAAAESVGANREGVLEGLRTFASVKRRMEVRGEVRGVTVIDDFAHHPTAVRETIDAVRQRYPGRLIVAVFEPRSYTAQRREFQEAYRLSFAGADRVVLAGLFHPERYTAETAMNPHELIDAWRAEGKTADFIPEPDDIVAHLTPEFKGGEVVLVMSNGGFGGIHGKLLDALGS; this is encoded by the coding sequence ATGCCGCAGCCCACCGCGTCCCAGACGAGCGCCCGCACGCCGCGCCACTACCACCTGATCGGCATCGGCGGGACGGCCATGGCGTCGCTGGCCGGCCTGCTGCGTTCCGCCGGGCACCACGTGACCGGCTCGGACGAGAACGTGTACGAGCCCATGGCCACCCAGCTTCGCGGCCTGGGCATCGACTACGCCGAGGGGTACTCGCCCGCCAACCTGGACGTGAACCCCGACATCGTGGTCGTGGGCAACGCCATCTCGCGCGGAAACCCCGAGCTGGAGGCCGTGCTGGAGCGGCGGCTTCACTACACGGCCGCGGCGGTGGTCATAAAAGACGAGTTCCTGCGCGGCAAGCACGTGCTGGCGGTGGCGGGAACGCACGGAAAGACCACGACTACGTCGCTGCTGGCGTGGATCCTGGAATCGGCCGGGCTCAACCCGTCGTTCCTCATCGGCGGCATCGCAGAGAACTTCGGCACCTCGTTCCGGCTGACCGACTCGGAGTTCTTCGCCATCGAAAGCGACGAGTACGACACGGCGTACTTCGACAAGGGCCCCAAGATGTGGCACTACCTGCCCGTCACGGCCATCGTCAACAACATCGAGTTCGACCACGCCGACATCTACCGCGACGACATCGCCTACAACTTTGCCTTTGCGCGGTTCATCAACCTGGTGCCCCGCAACGGCGCGCTGGTGGCGGGATGGGACTCGCCCCTGGTGCGCGAGCTGGCCCCTGCGTCGCACGCGCCCATCGAGTCGTTCGGCTACGGCGACGAGTCCGCCGGGGCAGACGGGCACCCGCGCTGGACGGCGCGCGACGTGTCGTTCGGCGAAGAGGGCACGCGCTTCACGGTGCTTCACGACGGCGGGGAGTGGGGGGAAGTCCGCACCCCGCTGACCGGCGCCTTCAACGTGCGGAACTGCCTGGCGGTGATCGCCGCGGCCGAGTCCGTGGGGGCCAACCGCGAGGGCGTGCTGGAGGGGCTGCGCACCTTCGCCAGCGTCAAGCGGCGGATGGAGGTGCGCGGCGAGGTGCGCGGGGTAACGGTGATCGACGACTTCGCCCACCACCCCACGGCCGTGCGAGAGACGATTGACGCGGTGCGGCAGCGCTACCCGGGCCGGCTGATCGTGGCCGTGTTCGAGCCGCGCAGCTACACGGCGCAGCGCCGCGAATTCCAGGAGGCGTACCGCTTGTCGTTCGCCGGGGCCGACCGGGTGGTGCTGGCGGGGCTCTTCCATCCCGAGCGCTACACCGCCGAAACGGCGATGAACCCGCACGAGCTGATCGACGCCTGGCGCGCGGAGGGCAAGACGGCCGACTTCATCCCGGAGCCGGACGACATCGTGGCTCACCTGACGCCCGAGTTCAAGGGTGGAGAAGTAGTGCTGGTGATGTCGAACGGCGGCTTCGGCGGCATCCATGGCAAGCTGCTGGACGCCCTGGGCTCGTAG
- a CDS encoding Gfo/Idh/MocA family protein, with protein MGDIRVGLIGYGLAGSAFHAPLIATTRGMRLAFVVTSNAERAARARAENPGVEVVDSADRLWGRAGEMNLVVVASPNCTHVPLAWAALRAGLAVVIDKPMAATAAEGRAVADEARERGLLLSVYQNRRWDGDFLTVRKLIAEGALGNVFRFESRFERWRPTPKGDWREDPDPAGAGGTLFDLGPHLVDQALVLFGPVTHVYAEVSAHREGVRVDDDAFVALTHASGVRSHLHVSATAAEHGTRMRVLGTRAAYVKRGLDVQEAALKAGQRPGPGWGEEPEVDWGRLGAGDEWTAVRTERGDYGAFYAGIAAALRDGAPPPVDPMDSIAGLEIIEAARRSSDEGTVIQLR; from the coding sequence ATGGGAGACATCAGAGTAGGGCTGATCGGGTACGGCCTGGCCGGGTCTGCGTTCCACGCGCCGCTGATCGCCACGACGCGCGGGATGCGGCTCGCGTTCGTCGTCACGTCCAACGCGGAACGTGCCGCGCGGGCCCGGGCGGAGAATCCCGGCGTGGAGGTGGTCGATTCCGCGGACCGGCTGTGGGGCAGGGCGGGGGAGATGAACCTTGTCGTCGTCGCCTCGCCCAACTGCACGCACGTTCCCCTGGCCTGGGCGGCGCTTCGGGCAGGGCTCGCGGTGGTGATCGACAAGCCGATGGCGGCCACCGCGGCGGAGGGCAGGGCGGTGGCGGATGAGGCGCGCGAGCGCGGGCTGCTGCTGTCCGTCTACCAGAACCGGCGCTGGGACGGGGACTTCCTCACCGTGCGGAAATTGATCGCGGAGGGCGCGCTCGGGAACGTCTTCCGCTTCGAGTCGCGGTTCGAGCGCTGGCGGCCCACGCCCAAGGGCGACTGGCGCGAGGATCCCGACCCGGCTGGGGCTGGCGGGACGCTGTTCGACCTTGGACCGCACCTGGTGGACCAGGCGCTGGTGCTCTTCGGCCCCGTGACGCACGTGTACGCCGAGGTGAGCGCGCACCGCGAAGGGGTGCGGGTGGACGACGACGCGTTCGTGGCGCTCACCCATGCGTCCGGGGTGCGCTCGCACCTGCACGTGAGCGCCACCGCCGCTGAGCACGGAACGCGGATGCGCGTGCTGGGCACGCGGGCGGCGTACGTGAAGCGCGGGCTCGACGTGCAGGAGGCGGCGCTGAAGGCGGGGCAGCGCCCCGGTCCCGGCTGGGGCGAAGAGCCGGAGGTCGACTGGGGCCGGCTGGGCGCCGGGGACGAGTGGACAGCGGTCCGCACCGAGCGAGGCGACTACGGCGCCTTCTACGCCGGCATCGCCGCCGCGCTCCGGGACGGCGCTCCGCCCCCCGTGGACCCGATGGACTCCATCGCCGGCCTGGAGATCATCGAAGCCGCACGGCGCTCGTCGGACGAGGGCACCGTCATCCAGCTCCGATGA
- a CDS encoding GlsB/YeaQ/YmgE family stress response membrane protein: MLWMILIGLVAGAIAKLIMPGKDPGGIIVTILLGIAGSLVGGMLFGGGDNRVGLIGSVVGALILLFLYRLVVGRRRTHV, encoded by the coding sequence ATGTTGTGGATGATCCTGATCGGCCTGGTCGCCGGCGCCATCGCCAAGCTCATCATGCCGGGGAAAGACCCGGGCGGCATCATCGTCACCATCCTGCTGGGCATCGCCGGGTCGCTGGTGGGCGGCATGCTGTTCGGCGGGGGCGACAACCGGGTGGGCCTCATCGGGTCCGTCGTGGGCGCCCTGATCCTGCTGTTCCTGTACCGGCTGGTGGTGGGCCGCCGCCGCACGCACGTCTGA